The Venenivibrio stagnispumantis region AAGAGATTTTCAACCTGATGCAGTTATGCATTTTGCTGCATCTATTGAAGTAGAAGAATCTGTCAGAAAACCATTAAAATACTATAAAAATAATACTTCAAACACAATAAATCTTCTTCAAATTTTAGATGAAGAAAATATTAATTATTTTATTTTCTCTTCAACTGCTGCTGTATATGGAGAGCCGGAAAAACTGCCTGTTAAAGAAGATTTTCCTTTAAATCCTATAAATCCTTATGGACAATCAAAGGCTTTTGTTGAAAAAATTCTTCAAGATTTTAATAATGCAAAAAAAGATTTTAGATATATATCTCTAAGATATTTTAATGTTGCAGGAGCAGATGAAAAAGGAAGAATCGGTCAAAGTTATAAAAATCCAACCCATTTAATAACAAGAGCATTAAAAACTGCCAAAGGTGAATATGAGAAACTATATATATTTGGAACAGATTATCCAACACCGGATGGAAGTTGTATAAGAGATTTTATCCATGTAGATGATTTAGCAGATGCCCATATTGTAGCCTTAGAATATCTGTTTAATGGTGGAGAAAGTGATATATTTAATCTCGGATATGGACATGGCTATTCTGTAAAAGAAGTTGTTAATATGGCAAAAAAAGTTACGGGGATTGATTTTCCGGTAGAAGAAGCACCAAGAAGAGCCGGAGATCCGGCTGTCCTTATAGCAGATAACACTAAAATCAGGCAAAAACTTGGCTGGAAGCCAAAATATGATGATTTAGAATATATAATCAAAACAGCATGGAACTGGGAGTTAAATAAGAGATATTAATCAATTATCTCCTTAAACATTTGCTGTAAGATTTTCATATAATCTGCTTCATTTTTTTCCACTTTATCCATTAGTTCTTCAAGTTCTTTTGTGTAATTTTCATTAACAAATTTATAAAAATCCTCTCTCTTTTTTATTAAATCTAAAACAGTTTTTCCAAGTTTTGTAGGAAATAAGAAACCATTTCTCTCTATTATATATTTTCTTTCTAATAATTTTTCTATTGTAACAGCATAAGTTGAAGGTCTTCCTATTCCTTTTTCTTTCATATCTTGAATGACCGTTGCATAAGTGTAATAAGGAACTTTTGGTCTAAGGCTATATTTTTTATTTTGAACAACATTTTGTTTTCCTACCGGTATAGTCTGGATTTTTATAGGTTTTACCAAATTAAAACCATCTTCTATTATCTTTGTAAATAATGAAATTTCAGTTTCTTTGTCAAAAGCTTTTACTTTGTAAGTTGTTTTTTCTACTAAAACTTCTTTCATCTGGGATGCTATAAATTGTCTGAATATTAGGTCATAAAGTTTTATATGGTCTTTGGTTATGCCGGTTAAATTCATTGTAAATATTGTTGATTTTAATTCTTCTGCATCTATAGGTTTTGTAGGTCTGATACATTCATGGGCTCCACCTGCTGTAGAAAAAGTTTTAGCTGAGAAAAACTGCTCTCCGTAATTTTCTGATATATATTCCTTTGCAACCGAAATTCCAACTGGAGATACCCTTATACTATCTGTTCTATGATATGTGATAAGACCGGATTCAAATAAATCCTGTGCCAATTCCATCGTTTTTTGAGGTGAAAATTTTAAAACGGCAGCAGCTTCTTTAAGCATTTTATCGGTAGAAAATGGTGTTTCAAAAAGCTTTTCTTCTTCTTTCTTTTCTTCTTCAATAATTACATATTCCAGCTTTTCAAAGAAATATTTGCCTTGATTTTTATCTTCAAATATAAACTCTACCGGAGTATCATTTAAGTAAATTATAACAACTACAACCTTTTTAGAAGCTTCTTCTGCTCTTTTTATTATCCATTCTAATACAGGAGTTTGAACTCTTCCGGCAGATAGCCAACTTTTATTTAGCTTTTCCTGAACATACTGGGATATAGTAAATCCAACCCATCTATCGGCTATTCTTCTTATTAGCTGTGCTTTTACAAGATTTTCATCAAAATTTCTTGGATTATTGATTGCTTCCAAGAATGCCCTTTTAGTAACTTCATGAAACTCGGCTCTTTTTATATCTGTATTAAAAATTTTGGAGTTTAGATATATATCATAAGCAATTTTTTCTCCTTCTGTATCAGGGTCTGTTGCTACAAAAATATTTTCAACTTCTAAATCAAGTTCTCTTATACTTTCTATAATATCTTTTTTTGTCTCCCCCCTTTCTTCATCTTCAACTATAGGCTCAAATATAGGAATAAATATATTTTTATCCTTTTTCACTCCAAAATAATAAAGTTCTTTATTTAAATCAAAAATATGCCCTTTTGTTGCTACAATTGTTAAAAATCTATCTCCAACTCCTATTTCATAAGCATCTATATCTTTTAATTTTCTTCTTAATGGTTTTCCAAAAAATGTTGCTATTGTTCTTGCTTTATTTGGTGATTCTACTATTACTAAAGTTGTTATAAATCTTTTTCTCTCTTCCGGAATAATTTCCCCTGCCAATATTTTTTTAACTTTTTCCCTGTCTTCATCTACTTTTTTTAATATCTCTTCTAAATTGATTTCAGATATATGTTTAAATGTTATATCTTCATTAAACCATCTTACTTTTTTTGTTAATGAATAAAATGCTTTTTCATCATCTTTTAGAATATAAGATATTCCCTTAGTAAGCCCACCCGGATAAAGTCTTGATGTTCTACCGGATGCCTGTATATATCCGCTAACATCGGCAGTTATTAATATAAATTGTCCATTTTCTTCTTTTAATGTTATTTCCGGAGAGTTTTTAATAGCATTAAAAATATCTTTATTATTCAGCAGGGATAAAGCAAAGTTTTGTATTTCTCTTAATTTATTTAATTTATTTTCATCAAGTTTTTCTTCATCAAAAAATGCATAAATCTTTAAAAAATTTATATAATTATAAAGTTTTTGGGTTATATCCGGTGTTATCAATTTATTTTTTGTTAAAAATGGTGTAATAATCAGTAGAAAATAATAAAGATGGCTAAATTTTTCTTCAATAGATATATTAAAAACAAGTTTCGGGACACCTAAGAATAAAGCATATCTGATTGTATCTGGTAAATCAACACCTCTTGCAAGTGGATTTCTATAACTTGCAAATCCTACTGCAACCGGTGCTTTACCTTGTTTATAATCTTCAAGCCTTTCCCAAAACTCTTCATAATGGATAGCATCTATCCCATTATCTTTTAGAAACTGGATATATTCTTCAAGTTTTTCCTTTGTTTCGGAAGAAGATAAAAACACAAGACCACCATTTCCAAGTTCTTTAATTTTTTGTATAGAATCCTTCCATAAATCTTTTGAATCTTCATAAATATCTTCTATATTCCTCAATGTTAAAGAAGGTCTTCCAACCTCAAATCCAAGAAGTTCTCTAAATAACAATACCCTTCTTGATTTTGGATTAGATGTTGCAGAAGATACAATTAAAACACCTTTTCTTTTTTTAGATATATTTTCAATCTTTCTTTGCCAATTTTTATATATTTCTAATTCTTCATCTGATGGATTTGGTTTTGAGAATATTTTTGCTTTATAGCTTAAAAATTTCATTGTTTCTTCAATATCTTTTTCATCAAATCCAAGAAGCATTAACACTTTATCTATATTTTTAGCACTTTTTAAAATACTATCTACATCATCAATAAAGATAAAATCATAAATAGATTTTGGAATGATATCTATATTTTTGTATAAAAACATTGAAGTTGTTATAAGTATGTTAAAATCTGCATTTTGTATTTTTTCTTTAAATTCTTCTTGTTTTTTCTTTGTTTTTGCAAATTTTTGACAGTATGGAATGATTACATCTGGATTTACTCCGAATTTTACCAATCTATCATAAGCCTGTTCTACTAATATCTGGGTAGGAAAAACAAGATAAACTTTTCCATTTTTATTTTCTACCAAATATTTGGATAATATTAATCCAAAAGTTGTTTTTCCTATACCAGTAGGAGCAAGTAAAGCATGGGATATACCGAGAAAATATCTAATAGCCCAGGTTTCCTGAATAGACCAGAGGGAATTTTTTAAAATATTTTCAAAGAATTTTTTAAATTTATCAACTTCTTCCCATAAATCACATATTTTTTTAAATTGTCCATAACCTAAAAAATCACATATCTCTTCATGAGGAATCTCTTCCGGAAGACATTTTTCACATAAAATTCCTTTTTGTAGTCTTTCTGAACTGATATCTCCACCACAATTTGGACACATATTCTTATAAATAATAGGTATCATTTGCTTCTCCTAAGGTTTGATTTTTATAAATTTTTCGTATTATTATATTATAAATGCAAAGTTTTTCATGGTGAAGTTATGAGATTAACTAAATCGGAGGTTATACAGATTATGAAAAAGGTAGTTCCTGCTATACTTGTAATTTTTGCTGTTTTTTATTTTGTTAAAGCTCAATTTACAAAAGAAAAACCATTTTTTGAAAATCCTTCATCTCCTGCACCTCAAAGTTATCCAGCATTAGAACAGATAGAGCAAGAAAGAATAAAACTTGTAGAATCGGTTTCACCGGGAGTTGTTACGATATTTACAGTTCAAGAGATTACAGTGCCTAATCCATTTGCAGATATACCTTTTGGAGATTTTTTTGGAATACCTAATGATAAACAATTTAAACAAAGAATTCAGGGACTTGGCTCTGGATTTATAGTAAAAGTTGATAGAGAGAAAAAGTTAGTTTATCTTTTGACAAATAATCATGTTGTTGAAAATGCAAAAAATATTCAGGTAAGATTTAAAAATAAGATGATTTTAGATGCAAAAATAGTAGGAACTGATAAATTAAGTGATGTTGCAGTTATAGCAGTTCCTTTTAAAAGGGGAATAGAAAATTTTGCTGAAAAAAATATTTTAAGACTTGGTGATTCTGATAAATTGAAAGTAGGAAGCACGGTTATAGCCATAGGAAGCCCTCTTGGATTGACAAATACGGTAACTATGGGAATAGTATCAGCTTTAAATAGACAGATAGAAGACAGACCGGGAGAAGGTTTTATACAAACAGATGCAGCAATAAATCCAGGGAATTCAGGAGGGCCCCTTATAAATATTAGAGGTGAAGTTATCGGAATAAATACTGCTATAATACAAGGAGCACAGGGACTTGGTTTTGCTGTGCCTATAAACCAAGCAAAATGGGTAATGGAACAGATACTTACTTACGGAAAAGTTAAAAGAAGCAAAATAGGTGTTATTATTCAACCTCTTACAGCAGATTTGGCAGAACATTTTGGTGTTACAGAAGGAGCCTTGGTTGCCCAAGTTCAACCCGGTTCACCGGCAGATAAAGCAGGTATAAGACCCGGAGATGTTATAGTAGCCGTAAATGGTAAAAAAATAAGTGATATAACTGATTTACAAAATAATGTAATGAGAAATCCACCGGGAACTGTTTTAAGAATAACAATAATAAGAGATGGAAAAAAGATAGATTTAGATGTTAAAACAGTATCTTTTGATGAAACTCTGCCAGAAGAAGAAGGAGAAAAACCAACAGATATAGAAACAGATATAGGATTGATAGTTAGAGATTTAACACCGGATTTAATGCAAAAATTTAGATTACCTAATGTCCAAGGTGTTTTTGTATATGGAGTAAAATCTGGTTCTCTTGCTGACGAAGCAGGATTACAAGTAGGAGATATTATATTATCTGTAAATAGAATACCTGTAAAATCAACAAACGAGTTTTGGAATATAATAAAATCAGAAATTAAAAAAGGAAGTGACTCTGTATTGTTGTATATTCAAAGGGGAGATGCTAAAATATTTATAACAATGCCTTTAAAATAAATGATAGCTTTATTTGGTGGAAGCTTTGACCCGGTTCATCTGGGTCATCTTCGTATTGCTGAAGATATTAGAGAATATTTTTCTTTTGAAAAGATTATCTTTATTCCTGCTTTTATTTCACCTCTCAAAGAAAAAAGTTTTGCACCGGCAGAAAAAAGATTAGAGATGTTAAAAATTGCCATTTCTGATAATCCTTATTTTGATGTATCAGATTATGAGATAAAAAAAGAAGGTAAATCTTACACCATAGAAACTGCTATATATTATCGTAGTATTTTAAATTATAATCCTATATTTATATTAGGCTTGGATGCAATATTAACTTTACACAAATGGAAAGAGCCGGAAAAATTATTAAAAATTGCAAATTTTATAGTAGTTCAAAGAGGAGAAGATGGATTTAATAGATTAAAAGATTATTTATCAAAAAATTTTCCATTTGCTACGATTTTAAAAGATAAAAATATACAAAAAGAAAAAACAGCAATCTATCTATTTAATTCAAGAAAGATTAATATTTCTTCTACAGAGATAAGGGAAAGAGTAAAATCCGGTAAATCTATAAAATATCTTGTATTATCACAAATAGAAGATTATATCTATAAGAATAAATTATATCTTTAAAAAATCTTACAAAACTTTTATCAATATATTGACAAAATTAAACTAAGATTTTATATTATTAATAATAATACTCCCTATGAGGTAAAAAATGGCAGAAAAAAAAGATTATTATGAAATACTTGGCGTTAGTAAAAATGCTACTGCTGATGAAATAAAAAAAGCATACAGAAAACTTGCAAGACAATATCATCCGGATTTAAATCCGGGAAGTAAAGAAGCAGAAGAGAAATTTAAAGAAATCAGTGAAGCATACCAAGTTTTATCTGACCCTGAGAAAAGAAAACTTTATGATATGTATGGACATGCAGGACTTGGAGGAGATACAGGCTCTTACCAATATCAAAGTTATGAAAATTTTAGAGATTTATTTAGAGATATAGATGATATATTAGATGATTTTGGATTTGGTGGATTTTTCGGTCGCAGAGGTTCTACAGGAGCAAGAAAAGAAAGATACCAAAGAGCAGAAAGAGGGGAAGATATAGCAACAACTGTAAATATATCCCTTGAAGATGCTTACAGAGGCACAACTGTAACTGTTGATGTGCCAAGATATGTTCTTTGTGAAGCCTGTGGAGGAACAGGAGTAAAAGCAGGAAGCCAGCCAAGAACTTGTCCAACTTGTGAAGGTAGAGGAGAAATATATAAAAAAGCACCATTTATAATAATATCCCAAACCTGCCCAACATGTGGTGGAACAGGATTTATACAAGAGCCTTGTGATGTATGTAAAGGAAAAGGAACGGTTTTAAAACCTGAAACCGTTAAAGTAAATATTCCACCGGGAGTAGATAATGGAAATAAATTGAGAATACCGGGAAAAGGACATGCAGGAAGATTTGGAGGAACAAACGGAGATTTATGGGTATATATAAATGTATTGCCACATTCTCTTTATGAAAGAAGAGGAGATAATCTTTATCTAAATGTTAATA contains the following coding sequences:
- the galE gene encoding UDP-glucose 4-epimerase GalE; the protein is MKKVLVTGGAGYIGSHVVKQLGEKGYEILVIDNLSTGHKEAVLYGELQVVDLEEKDKVQKLVRDFQPDAVMHFAASIEVEESVRKPLKYYKNNTSNTINLLQILDEENINYFIFSSTAAVYGEPEKLPVKEDFPLNPINPYGQSKAFVEKILQDFNNAKKDFRYISLRYFNVAGADEKGRIGQSYKNPTHLITRALKTAKGEYEKLYIFGTDYPTPDGSCIRDFIHVDDLADAHIVALEYLFNGGESDIFNLGYGHGYSVKEVVNMAKKVTGIDFPVEEAPRRAGDPAVLIADNTKIRQKLGWKPKYDDLEYIIKTAWNWELNKRY
- the rgy gene encoding reverse gyrase → MIPIIYKNMCPNCGGDISSERLQKGILCEKCLPEEIPHEEICDFLGYGQFKKICDLWEEVDKFKKFFENILKNSLWSIQETWAIRYFLGISHALLAPTGIGKTTFGLILSKYLVENKNGKVYLVFPTQILVEQAYDRLVKFGVNPDVIIPYCQKFAKTKKKQEEFKEKIQNADFNILITTSMFLYKNIDIIPKSIYDFIFIDDVDSILKSAKNIDKVLMLLGFDEKDIEETMKFLSYKAKIFSKPNPSDEELEIYKNWQRKIENISKKRKGVLIVSSATSNPKSRRVLLFRELLGFEVGRPSLTLRNIEDIYEDSKDLWKDSIQKIKELGNGGLVFLSSSETKEKLEEYIQFLKDNGIDAIHYEEFWERLEDYKQGKAPVAVGFASYRNPLARGVDLPDTIRYALFLGVPKLVFNISIEEKFSHLYYFLLIITPFLTKNKLITPDITQKLYNYINFLKIYAFFDEEKLDENKLNKLREIQNFALSLLNNKDIFNAIKNSPEITLKEENGQFILITADVSGYIQASGRTSRLYPGGLTKGISYILKDDEKAFYSLTKKVRWFNEDITFKHISEINLEEILKKVDEDREKVKKILAGEIIPEERKRFITTLVIVESPNKARTIATFFGKPLRRKLKDIDAYEIGVGDRFLTIVATKGHIFDLNKELYYFGVKKDKNIFIPIFEPIVEDEERGETKKDIIESIRELDLEVENIFVATDPDTEGEKIAYDIYLNSKIFNTDIKRAEFHEVTKRAFLEAINNPRNFDENLVKAQLIRRIADRWVGFTISQYVQEKLNKSWLSAGRVQTPVLEWIIKRAEEASKKVVVVIIYLNDTPVEFIFEDKNQGKYFFEKLEYVIIEEEKKEEEKLFETPFSTDKMLKEAAAVLKFSPQKTMELAQDLFESGLITYHRTDSIRVSPVGISVAKEYISENYGEQFFSAKTFSTAGGAHECIRPTKPIDAEELKSTIFTMNLTGITKDHIKLYDLIFRQFIASQMKEVLVEKTTYKVKAFDKETEISLFTKIIEDGFNLVKPIKIQTIPVGKQNVVQNKKYSLRPKVPYYTYATVIQDMKEKGIGRPSTYAVTIEKLLERKYIIERNGFLFPTKLGKTVLDLIKKREDFYKFVNENYTKELEELMDKVEKNEADYMKILQQMFKEIID
- a CDS encoding Do family serine endopeptidase, translating into MKKVVPAILVIFAVFYFVKAQFTKEKPFFENPSSPAPQSYPALEQIEQERIKLVESVSPGVVTIFTVQEITVPNPFADIPFGDFFGIPNDKQFKQRIQGLGSGFIVKVDREKKLVYLLTNNHVVENAKNIQVRFKNKMILDAKIVGTDKLSDVAVIAVPFKRGIENFAEKNILRLGDSDKLKVGSTVIAIGSPLGLTNTVTMGIVSALNRQIEDRPGEGFIQTDAAINPGNSGGPLINIRGEVIGINTAIIQGAQGLGFAVPINQAKWVMEQILTYGKVKRSKIGVIIQPLTADLAEHFGVTEGALVAQVQPGSPADKAGIRPGDVIVAVNGKKISDITDLQNNVMRNPPGTVLRITIIRDGKKIDLDVKTVSFDETLPEEEGEKPTDIETDIGLIVRDLTPDLMQKFRLPNVQGVFVYGVKSGSLADEAGLQVGDIILSVNRIPVKSTNEFWNIIKSEIKKGSDSVLLYIQRGDAKIFITMPLK
- the nadD gene encoding nicotinate (nicotinamide) nucleotide adenylyltransferase, with product MIALFGGSFDPVHLGHLRIAEDIREYFSFEKIIFIPAFISPLKEKSFAPAEKRLEMLKIAISDNPYFDVSDYEIKKEGKSYTIETAIYYRSILNYNPIFILGLDAILTLHKWKEPEKLLKIANFIVVQRGEDGFNRLKDYLSKNFPFATILKDKNIQKEKTAIYLFNSRKINISSTEIRERVKSGKSIKYLVLSQIEDYIYKNKLYL
- the dnaJ gene encoding molecular chaperone DnaJ, with protein sequence MAEKKDYYEILGVSKNATADEIKKAYRKLARQYHPDLNPGSKEAEEKFKEISEAYQVLSDPEKRKLYDMYGHAGLGGDTGSYQYQSYENFRDLFRDIDDILDDFGFGGFFGRRGSTGARKERYQRAERGEDIATTVNISLEDAYRGTTVTVDVPRYVLCEACGGTGVKAGSQPRTCPTCEGRGEIYKKAPFIIISQTCPTCGGTGFIQEPCDVCKGKGTVLKPETVKVNIPPGVDNGNKLRIPGKGHAGRFGGTNGDLWVYINVLPHSLYERRGDNLYLNVNISLTEAIFSTEIELPLLNGKTEKVKIPAGVQPFEHIRIYGKGMPRLKSQGYGDLILVINIKIPKEDELPKDIKKCLKEYKPEIKERFIKR